TTTGGGGCGTGTCATTTTGCTTTTTCGTAATTTCCACATTGTCAGGTGCTTGACCGGCACCTAATATGGCTTGACCCACTTTCACCTCAATAAATTTATTTTTCTATGACAGATAACATTACTACTCCAAAATCCAAAGCTTTAGACCGGCCCGTTGAAGCCAGAGACAACTCTGAGCGTCATATTGTTGCCAGTGCTTCGCAAGAGACAGACCGTCGCTTTGCCGAAGAATTGCAAGATATCCGCAAGCAAGGCAATCCGGCTACCCCCGAAAAGCTCCGCAGTACTGCTTTTGCAGCAATTGACCAGCTCTTTGGTCAGGCTGGCAAATTGGATGGTAAGGACCCGGCTAGTGACCCTGAGCGGGCTCGCTTTAATAGCGAAGTCAGACCAAATGCCCAGGCAGTGGCTGGCGGCACAGGCAATAGTCGCGAAATATTTAGAGATGCTGAAGCCAGGACTCTTTTGCCCATGATTGCTCGTGGTGACATACCTCAATTGCCGCTGCCTGGTGGTACTGGCGCTCGTGGCAACAGTGACAATGCGCCAATCAGACCAATAAACGGTTCGTTTTTTAGTCAGGCAGATTTAAATCGTCTGGCCAGTGGTGGCACCCTCGAAATCCAAGTCGGTCAAAGTGGGCGCGATGGCCGCAATGGCCGCAATACTCATGGTCCCCGCATGGACATGAATAACAGTGTCGACAAAGTGGTATCACTGATAAGCCGTAACGAAGGCAAAGCCAATACTATCAACTGGAATGATGCCGGTCATGGTATCTCAGTTGGTTTGCAACAAAGCAACCAACACAGAGGCAATTTGCCTGAGTTGCTCAAAGCTATGCACAAAGAAAACCCGGCAAAATTTGATGCTATTTTTGGTCGCAATGCCGCCAAAATGCTCAACGAAAACTTTGTACGCCATGCTCATTTTAGTCGCAATAACGAGCTTGGTCGAGCTATGCAAAGAGCTGTTAATGATCCCGAATTGCAAAAGCCTCAACTGGAATTGACCCGTGAGCATGTCCGACGTGCTGCCGAAATGGCTCGTCAGATGGGCATTAAGTCCACCATGGGTGTGGCTTTAGTGGCCGATTTGACCAATCAATTTGGTGAAGGCGGCGCCATGAAATATCTCAGACAGGCTCGTGGTCGTCACTCTGAAGAAGACAAAATCAGAGCTGTAGCCAATTCTTCTCGTCACGGTCATTCACACCGTGCAGCACGCTTCAATACAATTGCTTCATCCGGTATCGTCAGCAGCAGAGATACTTTTCAAGCCTGATTGCTTTGCAGCACTAGCGCTCTAATAGCCAGCTCGTAGCCAATTTGTCCGGTGCCAACGATGACACCACTGGCGATGTCCGATAAGAGACTCTTGTGTCTAAATTCTTCGCGCGCGTAGATGTTGGAGATATGCACTTCTACAAAGGGTAGTGCGACAGTAAGTAGCGCGTCTCTGAGGGCGATTGATGTATGCCCATAAGCGCCTGGATTGATGACAATGCCCTGATAGCCAGCCTGGGGCGCGCCCTGGATGGCATCAACTAGTGCGCCTTCGTGATTGCTCTGGACAAAATCGAGCAAACAGCCCAGCTCACTGGATTTTAGAGTCAGTTTGTTTTGTAAATCCTGCAATGTACCACTGCCATAAATGCTGGTCTCTCTGAGTCCGAGCAAATTTAGATTGGGTCCATTGATAACTAAAAGTCTGAGCATTACTCGACTTCGTCCGCTTCCATCTCCAGCGCTTCCAGAGCGCATTGGGCTTCAACCAAAAAGGGATCGTTGCGAGTCAAGAGCTGCTCGCGGCGGACCATGGCTACTAGCTCTCCGAGGATGTCGATAAGAGCTGTCTGGGAGCCTTCCTGGTTGGCTACTTCTTTGTCGATGATAAACATCGCTGAGCCCAGTAGCACTCGAGCTTCTACTGGTCGCAATTCTTTTGAGTTGGTGATTTCGCCAAGGAGTTCGGTATCGACTTTGTTTTCGAGGACAAGACCTTTGCCAAAGGTCAAAACCGAATTGAGCAAACCTTTGCTGCGTTCTTCTGGCAAAGATGCTGCCGCTCTAATCAGGTTGAGGCGGTTGCCAGCATCACCTAAAGATTCGGCGCTATCCACCAGGTTTCTGACCTGGTTGGCTTTGGTATTAAATTGACGGCGCAGTTCGTTTTCGGCGACAGATGAGACCGGCTTGGTCGCTGCGTCAAAACGCTTGTCATAGTAATCCTGTACGTGCTGCCTCTTGAGTTCGATGCCAAAGGGCATGAGCTCCATAAAGATAGACTCCAGCCCCTCGAGTTGGGACTGCAGATACATGAGCTCATCTTGGGTAACGGTCACCAATAACTCCTTACAAGGTCAAGCAAAGCGTATCTTACTACGGCACCAATTTCTCCCACATAATAGCATCGCCTGGAACAACCTGATTCAAACTTATGCGATACAAGTGAGGATAAGTCGAGACACCTCCTCAATTGTGTGTCTTGTTGTGTCGATAATGTCATTAGCTCGCTTGTAAACAGGCTCTCTAAGAGTAATCAAGGTCTCTATGCGGGATGTAAGTGTGTCACTTGGGTTATCTGTTTGATTGAGCATCGGTCTTGCTGGTCCATCCTGTACTCTCTTGGCAAGGATTTCAGGGTTGGCTTTGAGATAGACGATATGACCAATCGACTCTAATACTTCAAAATTGCCAGCAGTTATGGGCAGTCCTCCGCCAGTGGAGAGGACTATGCTTTGCTCGCTCAAGCTCTTTTGGATTTCGCGCAAGAGCTCGCTCTCTAGTTGTCTAAAGACTGGCTCTCCATGCTGACTAAATATTTGCTCTGGTGTAAGACCAGTACTCTTTGTAATCAGCTCGTCACTATCAACCATCACATGACTGCCAGTGCTGGCAATAAAAGTGGCACAGGATGTCTTACCTGAGCCCGATGGTCCTATTAAAACTATATTTTTCAAGGTTAAAAGTTGACAGTTGTTTTTGATTGAGTGTGGGCCAGCCCTGCCTTACGATAACATTCCTGGGCTTTGAGCTGGGCATCAGTTAAGCTGGGATCAAGGGCAATTGCTTGCTTAAACTCTTTGCCGGCATTGATGTAGTCACCCTGATGATAGAGTGCCAGTCCCATGCCATAACGGGCCGAGCCCATTGTCGGAGCCAGAGCAATTGCTTTTTCGAAGTGTTCGATAGCTTTTTGGTATTGGCCGATAGATGTGTAAATCGAGGCTATATTATTTTGCGCCGCGGCCATTTGAGGATTGGCTGCCAGAGCTCTCTTGTAGGCATCAATAGCTTTACCATTATTACTTTGAGTGGCATAGATATTGCCCAAATTAAAGGCAGTGTTGGCGTCGCCACCATTTAGTGCAAGGGCACTGACATAGGCTTGCGATGCTTCTTTGAGTTTGCCTCTTTGCTGGTAGATGTTGCCTAGCATGGCATAGGTAGAGGCTTTGGGTTGGAGCGAGAGACATTTTTTTAGCTCTTGCTCGGCCAGGTAATAGTTGTTTGTGGCCATGGCTGCTTGTCCCAGGGCCTCGTGTGCTGCCACCAGGTCTGGTTCTACGCTTAAGACTACATTGAGTTCTCGTATTGCTTCGCTAAAGCGCCCTATCTGCATCTGAGCGCCAGCTCTAGCCAATCCTTTGACTACTTCTGGTCTGAGTTTTTCGCCTTTGTTACTGTCCTGCGTATGACTCAGTCCGCCACCAATGGTGACATCACGGTTGAGTTCATCGAGCTGGCTTACTACTTTGCGGTTGTCGCCCAATTTTTCAAAGACACGAGCGAGATTGGAATGTGCCGATGATAGCTCAAGACGCATGGCCGAAATAGAAACTGTTAGTTGACCAGCCTGATTTAGATCACCACTTATTTTTGCCTGCTCGACTGCCGCTAAAAGCTCCTGAATATTGGCTTTTGATAACAGCACTGCCTGCCTAAACTGGGCTTCAGCTTCATCCATTTCACCTAGCTCAGCATAAATAATGCCAAGACGGTTATGCAGCGTGGGATTGCGAGGGTCTTTTTCTAATTGTTGATTGAGTGTGGCCACAGCCTGGTCGACAATTCTGACCTGGCTAGCTGTGTTTTGCTGTTTTGATTCTTTGCTCTTAGGGGCTACTACTGGACCTGGATCGGGTGCTTTGCCACTGGCAGTAGGTGTGATAGTGCTACCAGCGGTGCCGGGCAGGTGCAATGTGCTTGCCAGATTGGTCAAGCCAGGTAAAACTTTTGCTGATCCCGAAGCTATCAGTGCGCCAAAATTGCTCAACTCCGGCGTGTCTTTTACGGCCAGATAAACACCTGGTATAAGCGTAACCGCGGTGCCTCCTAAAAAGAGCAGGAGAAGCATGCGCGAGCTACGTCGATTGCCAGTGTGTAAGGATTTAGAGATTTGACTAGTGCTAGCCAAAGATACTCTCGCTTGACGCCAATCGCCGGTTGTGGGATATCAGGTAAAGCTAGAGTAAGGTTGGCTCACGTCCCCGTCAATAGGGGTAATTACGCATGCAGGCAAATCTAGCTCAATTTTGGGACAGTTAATTGATGGAAATAGCTCCAGCTTTACAACTCCGCCTTGATTAGACGTCTCTTATTAATACTCTAAAAGTACAGGAGTGACATGCCGATAACTGATTTATTTATTTGGACTTGTTATACAAAATGACCAGTCCTAATATCCCAATCACTATATTAGGCAGCCAGGCCGCCAGCATCGGTGGTATGCGTCCGGCATCCCCCATGGCACCTGATGACGACTGCAAGACATAATAAAGAAAGACCACGACCGCACTATATATAAGACCCAGGTTGCTGCGCGAGCGTCTCGCCAACAGTCCCAAAGGTGCACCTGCCAGAGCCACAATGAGACAGGCTAGAGGCTGTGAGTACTTTTGGTAGTAGCGCACAAGCAGGTCGTTTGTCTGACCATTGCTCTTTTTGAGCAGCTCCAGATAATTACCAAGCTCAATCAAGTTCATTTCTTTGGGGGCGACTTTACCAGTCTCCATAACCTTTTGCACTGTGGAAAGACCTGGTATGACCATCTTGTCAAACTGCATCACCCTTGTGATATCAGAGTCTCCCGATAGTACATAAGTCCGGCCTTTTTCGAGAGTCCACTCACCATTGGACCAGAGTCCTGATGTAGCGGCAATAATCTGTACCAGCTTGTCGCGGGTAAAGTCGAGCACAATGATGTTATTCAAAAACTTGCCACTGTAATAGCCCACATAAAAGAGGCGATTGAGAGTCAGGTCTTTACCCCGTTCAAAATAAGTAAAGTTGGCTTGTCCAGCTGGTAATTCGGTTTTGTAGAGAGCCTGAAACTCCAGTCTTTTACTGGTGCGGTTGGCCCACGGCACGACTAGCTCGTTGAGACCAAAGCTGACAAAACTGGTCAATAGACCAAACATCAAAGGTGCCACCATGATGCGATAAAAGCTCACACCACTGGTACGTAGAGCGATAATCTCAGAGTCGCCAGAGAGTCTGTTAAAGACCAGCAGTGTACCTAACAGTACACCGATTGGGATGGTCATAACGATTACTTCTGGTAAGTGCAGACCGAGGATAGCTAGCGCCATCTCCAGCGGCACGCCTGATCTCATCACCAGGTTAAAGATAGTTTTGAGCTGGTCGGCACCAAACCATACGCCGGTGACGATACCGATACCAAAGAGCAGTGGCTGCCAAAATTCGTTGGCGATATAACGGTCAACAAGTTTTAGCCCGATCATAGACTGAAGTCCTCACCAAGATACTGTTTGCGGGCGATAGGGCTATCAGCAACTTCGCGCGAGCTGCCGGCTACAAGGATTTTGCCGGCGTCAATTAAATAGGCTCTATCTGTGATTTTTAGTGTTGCTCGCGGGTTGTGGTCGGTTAGCAACACACCGAGGTTCCATTCGTCGCGTAGACGGCGAATCAGTCCCTGGATATCTCCAATCGAAATTGGGTCAACCCCGGTAAAAGGTTCGTCCAACAGGATAAATTCAGGCTCGGCAGCCAGGCAGCGGGCTAATTCCAGTCGTCTGCGTTCACCACCGGAGAGCGACATGGCCACAGTCTCGCCTAGATATTGCAGACCAAATTGCTCAAGCAAGTTGCTGATACGTTGTTTGTGCTCCCGATTGGGGAAGTTGCGCATCTCGAGGATGATTTTGATGTTTTCGACTACAGTTAGTTTGCGAAAGATTGATGTTTCTTGGGGCAGATAACCGACACCCAGCCTTGATCTTTCGTGAATGGGCAACTTTGTCATATTGACGTTGCCCATCGAGATGCGACCCTTTTCGGGGGTGACAAGACCCAGCACCATATCAAATGATGTGGTTTTACCGGCTCCGTTACGTCCTAGCAAGCCGACTACTTCGCCGCGGCTGACATGGAAGCTGACTCCGTCAACAACACGTCTGCCGGCGTAGGATTTTTGTAGGTTTTCGATTATGAGTGTTTTGGTGGCAGTGGTGGCCGCTGCTGCTGAGGTCATTGTGTGAATTCTACCCTGGTTGTACTGACTTGCTGGTTAGAGCCAGGTCTAGCCGCAGTCTGAGCTGGTTTTTTGTTAGCCAGTTGGAAATTGCTGGCCGGAATATGTGATGGTGCACCCGGTCTCTTTTGCAAGAGAAAGGCTTTTGTATTGCCTTCAGCGAGGACTTTGCGGTCATTGACCGTCATCACAATTTTATCGGCAATCCAGCGTTTACCAGGCTGGGTGATTTGACTCCTGCCAATGAAGTAAATTTTTTCGGCTTGACCATCAGCGTTGCGCAAAAGCACAACCTTTGGTCCGATGCCTACAGTGTCCTGGTAGAAGATTTTGACACTGCCGGTAGCATCAAGACGACCGGTGTCTTTGTTGTAGTCCTGGCTGTCTGAAACAATGATAATTGGTGCCTGCTGGGCTTCGGGCTGGACTTGGTTGTCTGCGCCGTTGACCAGGTTGGAGATTTGTCCTGATTGGCTATTGACCAGAGGCTCGACATTGTCCACTTGTGGCTTGGGAGCTTCGGGTTTACTACCAGCTTTGGCCTGACCAGTCTGAATTACTTTGGAGCGCACATGACCGGTGGCCTGGAGTCGCTTGGTATTGAGGAAATAGGTCATGTTGTCAGCCTGGGTATTGTTTTGACCCTGAGTGGCATTGACGTGACCTTTAAAGATTGCTGCTTCTGGTTTGGTATCGAGACCATAAGCCATGTGCAAACTATCGGAGAGCACGTTGATGTCTCCGGCTTTTACTTTGACATTGCCAAAAGCTTCAAATTTGCCTGACTGTCTATCGTATTCCTGTCTGTCTGCGTCGGTAATGATCTTGGTCGGACCTTGCTCGCTATCCATACCACTTTTAGCGGCTGGTTTAGCAGGGGCAGTAGTGGGAGAGCTAGCGATTTTTTGACCATCGCCATCAAACTCATCACCATCTACGGTGTCAGCATCTGCTTTGGCTTTTGCTGCCTGGGCTAGTTTTTCTTTTTCTTTTGCGGCAGCTGCTGCTTTAGGATTGCCAGCTTTGATTGGTGCTTGACTGTCAGGGGCACCGGGCCATTTGACAGGACCACCAGTGGTGGCGGCGGCGGTGGCAGGCGCTGGTGCATCGCCACTGCCAGCGGCTTCGTTGATTACTTCGGAGTGGCTGTGACCTTCGGCGATAATGCGCGAGCTGGCCATCTCAAATGTGAGAGTATCGGCGTCGATTTTGTTAGGACCCTGAGTCAAGCGCGGATGCCCAGTAAAGATGGCGCGCTGAGGCTGACCAGTGGCTGGATCGCGGTAAAGTGTGGCGATAGGAGCAACAATAACACTATCTTTAAAGAGTACTCTGACGTTGCCTCTGGCAATAACGTGATCGCCAGCAAATTCTTGTTCGTTAGCCACAATATCAATAGGACCAGAGCTAGCACCATCTCCAGGCATCGCTGGTCCCTGTGCTCTTGCTTGAGGTGTGCCCAGTAAATCAAAAATCGGCAACCCTGTTTGTGTCATGAGAGCCGAGAGACTGATTATTGCCAGGATTTGTTTTTTGTTTGCCATTGCTTGAGTCCGGAATGATTTCCTAGTTGATTTGCGCTTGTTGCTATATCTGTTTATTGAGTGATGGCTTATTGAATGACGGCGTGTGTATTACCAATAATCTTGAGATCTTCCAGATCGGCTTTGCCCAGCACGCCTGTGGCGTAATTGCCGGTCACCTTGGCTACCCCGGTCCAGTCGATGTTAACACCCCCGGTGGCTTTAAACTGATTTTTTTTCGTTAATTCCAGCTTGCTTGTTTCAAGTCTTGACTTTCCTTCCTGGCCCATCGCTATGACCTTTTGTTTGTCATTGCTATCCAGTTGGATTTGACGAGAGGCTTCGTCTGCCATGCCTATTGGCGCAATCAAGTGCATCTTTTCTTTGCCGTCGTCAAAGTACTGCATGTCAATTGAGTCCAGCGAAAACTTGCGGTCTTTTTCGAGTACAGCTCTTTTGGCTCTGAGAATCCAGCGGATGTGGTTAGCATCATCGATTTCTTTGAGTTCGTAGTTGTCAATAGATGTTGTAACCGCTGTTGGATTTAAACGACGCTGTTCTTCCGCTTCTTTTTCGATGCGGTTAGCCATGTTTTGGGCGTAAAACATCAGTCCAACAATGGTGCCTAATATTGATAAAGCCAGGATGAGTTTGAATGCATCGGTCCTAAATATCCACATCCTGTTATTTAAGACCTCCTTTGCTGATTTCTTTTGACTCTGATTTGCTGCCGCTTGGCAACGTGGTGGCGTCCACTTTGTCCTTAGACTGAATGCCTGATGAAGATGTTGCCACAGGCTCAGCTTGAGTAGATTGATTTGCGTTCATATCAGTACGAAGTGCTATAGCTTTAGAAACATTCCGCAAGCATTCTTTGAGATTGCCTTGTTTGAGAAAACCTTCGCCCAGGAAAAAATAGGGTGCGGGATTATTAGGATTTTGTTGTTTTGCCATCTCCCACTGTGCAATCGACTCATCTAGTTTGCCTGATGACTCCAGTGCCAGGTGGGCCCGGTAGATGCGAGCCCAGGTATCACCTGGATCTCGTGCTATTACCTGGTCGAGTTTATCGAGAGCGAGTTTGTAGTACTGTTGTATCTGTGGTATTGCCTGTGGTGAGGCACCAGAGACTGTCTTTTGTATATGTGTCATGTCGGACAGTACAGAGCCACTGCTTTTGCCAGTGCTTTCTTCTGCATCCTTATTAGTCTCTGTATCTTTATTAGCTACGGCGTCTTTATTAGCTATTGCGTCTTTATTAGCTATTGCATCCTTATTAGGTGGATTTTTGGCATTGTCCAGCCATTCTTTATAGGCTGTGTTTTGATGACTGTATTTGGCCAGTACATAGGCTTTCATGTAGTAAGCCCAGGCCAGGTGATAGCGCACTTGATTGTCGTCTGGATAGTAAGTGAGCATGTCCTCATAGCTTTTGATCATCTTGTCAAAATAAGCAGGACCACCCTGTTTTTCGGCTAACTTGCGAGCCCGGCGTACTTCTTTGAGTGCGTCTTCCACCATACAGGTGCGACTGAGGGCTACGGCATAGATAAAGCTAGCCTCGGGGCTATCGGCAAAGTTTTCGCGCTGTTTGCGAGCCAGAGTGACATCGTTGGTACAGACGATATCCTCAAAGCCAGTATTGACCACCAGTGCCTTGCCTGGAGCCAGTATCACTTTGGCGACAGGCTCATCGCTGGGTTTGGCGTCGTCTTTAGCCGCCTCACTGCCCTGGTCGGGGGTGGCATTGACCGTTGCAGCCTTATCCACGGCTGGGCTTTTAGATGGGCTGGATTTTGCTGGGTTGAGCTGGTCTGCAATACCATGAGCTTGAGTAACCTGAGCTGGAGTAGCCTGAGCTGGAGTAGTCTTAGCTGGACTGCTCTGAGCCAGGCTGGGCAGCCAGGCGCTGCTCAGGATTAAATATGACAGGGCAAAGAGGCACGCCGGAGCGCCTGCTCTTAAGTAATGGTGGGCTTTTGACTTGATTTTCATCTGACCTCTTGTAAAGGATAACAGAGTTAGTCAAAAAGCCTGTGGGATGGCTCTAACCTGGCAGCTAAGTTGGTTTACAGTTTTTTCAAGTGCGGCGCTTCTAGCCACTTTTTTGTCATAGTTCTGTCACAAATCTGTGGCAATCTTAATCAATCGCACCCCGTTTTCTTGAGGACCACCCCATGTTTCACCAGGAATTGCAGACTGCTAGCTCTAGCTATCAGGAAGAAAGCCGACAGTATAGCCAGGACAGCCATTTAAGATTTTTACTAGAAGCCCACAAAAATGTACTGCAACTGAGAGCCCAAAATAGCTCCAGATCTGCTAGTTACTGCCTGCCAGCCCAAGATAACCTCAAGCCCTTTGGCGCGAGCACAGCACGTTAATTTACTATGACCTGGCTAATTAATAAGCCGAGCCTTTGCCGTTTTTGCCTTTTAAAATGAGTCTTTCGACTTCTTGCAGGTCGGAGACTATATGAGTCGGTGCTGAGCGCTCCAGCATTGCTTTGGTGTGTACCCCAGTGGTCACTCCGATGGCATCTACTCCGGCATTTTTGGCCATATCCAGGTCAAAAATAGAGTCTCCTATGACTACAGCATCGTCATGGGTCATGGCTAATTTTTCGACGGTGATATGCACAGACTCAGGGTGAGGCTTGTGATTGGTCACTTCTTGCGCACCTACCACCATGGCAAAGTATTCGTTGAGATTGTGGTGATCGATTACGACCTGGACGAGATTTGAGCGCTTGGACGAGGCGATTGTCACTACCACGCCAGCGTTTTTGAGATTTTTGAGCAGGTCAGCCATATGTGGAAACGGCGGGCAAATCTCAATTGCCTTGGTATCGTATATGGCGCGGTAGCGATTGGCTACTTCCAGGTGAAAGGCCGCATCGTTATCAGGAAAAATGATTTCCATCTGCTTGGGTAGCGGCACGCCAACTAGATGCTGCCATTCTTCGATGATTTCTTCATCAAAGTTGTACTCTTTGACCACGTCACGCATGACGTCAATGATGCCTGGAGTTGAGTCTACAAGGGTGCCATCAAAATCAAAAATTGCTAGTTTGTACAAGGTAATTCCTTTTTTGGTTTGTTAAACCTAAGCTGTTGTTTTGGTTTTTTGCATCAGATGCAAAAAGCGATCAAACAAGTATGTGCTGTCATGCGGACCAGGACTGGACTCGGGGTGGTATTGCACAGCAAAGATAGGGAGTTCTTTGTGTCTTATACCTTCTACGGACATGTCGTTTAAATTGATGTGAGTAAGCTCAAGATGGTCCGGGATGGAGCTATCATCCACGGCAAACCCATGGTTTTGAGAGGTTACTTCTACTTTGCCTGTGGTCAGATCTTTGACTGGTTGGTTGCCACCACGGTGCCCAAACTTGAGTTTAAAGGTGCGCGCACCCATGGCGATAGAGAGCAACTGGTGTCCAAGACAAATGCCAAATATTGGGATTTTGCTGTTAATTAGCTTGGGTAATTCGGCCAATATATCGCTGCAAGCAGCCGGATCGCCAGGACCGTTGGACAAAAAGATGCCGTCCGGTTTGCTCTCCAAAATCACAGCGGCTTTGGTGGAGGCGGGATAAACAGTGGCTTCGATGTCGCGTTTGGCAAGCTCTCTCAAAATATTTTGCTTGCAACCAAAGTCCATCACTGCCACTTTGTATTTGCCATTGCCGACTTTATAGATTTTGCTTGTTGTTACTTCGCCGGTGAGGTCCTGACCGGTCATGTCTGGCAGCTCTCTGACTTGCTTGATCAGGCTCTCTTTGACTCCGGCTATATCGATATCATGCTCAGTAGATATTAAACAGCGCATCGCGCCTTTGTCGCGGATGGCGCGTGTGATCATGCGTGTATCTATCTCGGATATGCCGACAATGCCATGCTCTTTGAGGAAGGCATCAAGGCTCATCACAGCCTGCTGATTGCTATAGATACGGGAGAGATGGCGCACTACCATGCCCCGGGCATAGATTTTGCTACTCTCATTGTGGTCGCTTGAGATGCCGTAGTTGCCTATCTCTGGATAGGTAAATGTGATTATTTGACCTGCATAACTGGGGTCGGTCAGTACTTCCTGATAACCAGTCAAACTGGTGTTAAATACCAGCTCTCCAGTGGCTACGCCAGGTTTGCCAAAGGACAGACCAGTCAAAACTGTGCCGTCTTCTATTACTAAATGAGCCTTTGTGTGTCCCTCTGGGAGGTTGATTGAGACTTGACCCTGAGCATCCCGTGTCAGCATCTTGACAGTTTCCGACATTAAATTAGCTTCCCCCTGACCGACAAATACCGACTATGCGGTCAAATAAGTGTCGCTTAAAACTCCAGGCACGCCATTGCTACACCGGTAAGATCTATCTTACCCAAATTTGCTAAAACACTGTACAGCTATCCTGCATTGACTTAAGTTGAGCCTGGCTGCGGCGTTAAAGCTGGCTGTAAAGATACCAGCTTGAGGCTGTCAGTAAGTCAATCTCGTTAAGCTAAAGCAAAGCTTACTTCGCTTTGTTCAATCTGGTCCCCCAGGTACCTTTAGTCCTTAGTATCATTATGAGCGTCATAAGGGGACTGCTTAGCAAAATGGACGCAATTAACGATTACTATCACCAGCTGGGGTTTCTTTTCCCCCATCTGCTTTTGACTCTTGGTATTTTGTTTGCCGCACTGTTTAACCTGTTTTTTCCCAAAGCCAAGGGGATGACTCCCTTTGTGTCTTTGATCGCCCTGGGTGGCGCTTTTGCGGTGTTAATCTCGCAAATGACCCAGACCTGCAGCCTTTTTCGCGGTGTCTTTACTGTCGACCCGCTCTACTCGCTCTTTAGCCTCCTGGCAGTTGCCGTAGGCATCGTGGTAGTGCTGATGAGCATGGGTTATGACCACAAGTTTGGTCGCAATACAGGCGAGTTTTATGCCATCCTTTTGACAGCTGTACTGGCTAACCTCTTTTTGGCAGGATCGACTGACTTAATCATGCTCTTTGTCTCGCTAGAGACCTTGAGTATCTGCTGTGTGCTCCTATCAGGCTTTATGAAGCGCGATTTGCGCAGTCAGGAAGCATCCCTTAAATATTTGCTTTCGACTGCCGCCACTACTGCCACTTTGCTCTATGCCCTATCTTTCCTCTATGGTCTATCTGGCTCCACCAACTTCGAAGTTATCAGAGAAGCCTTGACCGTGGCTGCTTCGGGCAAAATCTCGTTCTTCCAAGTTTTGCTTTTGACTCTTGTATTGAGTGCTGTTGGCTTTAAGCTCTCAACAGTACCTTTCCACATGTGGACCCCAGACGTATACGAGGGCGCTCCCACTCCTGTAACCGCCTTCCTCTCTATTGGTTCTAAAGCTGGTGGTTTTGTTGTTGCCATAAGACTGCTCTCAGTCATGTTTGCTCAGTACCAGTCCACCTGGGTGGTACTCCTGGCAATCCTGGCCATCCTATCTATGGTGGCCGGTAACTTGATTGCTATGGCTCAAGTGTCATTTAAGCGCATGCTCGCTTACTCCAGCATCGCTCATGTCGGCTATATCCTTATTGGCTTAATCGCTGGTGGCGAAGCTGGACTGAGTGCAATGGTCTTTTATGTCATGGTCTACGGCTTTATGAACCTCGGTGCTTTTGCTGGAGCAATCCTCTTTAGCAATGAGACTGGCTCAGATCGCATCGAAGACTACGCCGGTTTGATTCGTCGTCGTCCACTTCTTGCCATCGGTATGGCCATCTGCTTGCTCAACCTGGCTGGTTTGCCTCTGCCTCCAGCTGGATTCTTTGCCAAAGTATTTGTCTTTACTGCCGGTGCCCAAATCACCCAACCATTCCTGGGCTTGCCCATGGGCTGGGTGCTAGTCGGTACAGCTCTGGTGACATCGATACCTGCGCTCTTCTACTATTCACGCGTGATTATCATGATGATCGTGCCTGAGCCAAGCGAAAAAGTCG
Above is a window of Candidatus Obscuribacter sp. DNA encoding:
- a CDS encoding tetratricopeptide repeat protein, with translation MKIKSKAHHYLRAGAPACLFALSYLILSSAWLPSLAQSSPAKTTPAQATPAQVTQAHGIADQLNPAKSSPSKSPAVDKAATVNATPDQGSEAAKDDAKPSDEPVAKVILAPGKALVVNTGFEDIVCTNDVTLARKQRENFADSPEASFIYAVALSRTCMVEDALKEVRRARKLAEKQGGPAYFDKMIKSYEDMLTYYPDDNQVRYHLAWAYYMKAYVLAKYSHQNTAYKEWLDNAKNPPNKDAIANKDAIANKDAVANKDTETNKDAEESTGKSSGSVLSDMTHIQKTVSGASPQAIPQIQQYYKLALDKLDQVIARDPGDTWARIYRAHLALESSGKLDESIAQWEMAKQQNPNNPAPYFFLGEGFLKQGNLKECLRNVSKAIALRTDMNANQSTQAEPVATSSSGIQSKDKVDATTLPSGSKSESKEISKGGLK
- a CDS encoding HAD family hydrolase — protein: MYKLAIFDFDGTLVDSTPGIIDVMRDVVKEYNFDEEIIEEWQHLVGVPLPKQMEIIFPDNDAAFHLEVANRYRAIYDTKAIEICPPFPHMADLLKNLKNAGVVVTIASSKRSNLVQVVIDHHNLNEYFAMVVGAQEVTNHKPHPESVHITVEKLAMTHDDAVVIGDSIFDLDMAKNAGVDAIGVTTGVHTKAMLERSAPTHIVSDLQEVERLILKGKNGKGSAY
- the carA gene encoding glutamine-hydrolyzing carbamoyl-phosphate synthase small subunit → MLTRDAQGQVSINLPEGHTKAHLVIEDGTVLTGLSFGKPGVATGELVFNTSLTGYQEVLTDPSYAGQIITFTYPEIGNYGISSDHNESSKIYARGMVVRHLSRIYSNQQAVMSLDAFLKEHGIVGISEIDTRMITRAIRDKGAMRCLISTEHDIDIAGVKESLIKQVRELPDMTGQDLTGEVTTSKIYKVGNGKYKVAVMDFGCKQNILRELAKRDIEATVYPASTKAAVILESKPDGIFLSNGPGDPAACSDILAELPKLINSKIPIFGICLGHQLLSIAMGARTFKLKFGHRGGNQPVKDLTTGKVEVTSQNHGFAVDDSSIPDHLELTHINLNDMSVEGIRHKELPIFAVQYHPESSPGPHDSTYLFDRFLHLMQKTKTTA
- the nuoN gene encoding NADH-quinone oxidoreductase subunit NuoN, which encodes MDAINDYYHQLGFLFPHLLLTLGILFAALFNLFFPKAKGMTPFVSLIALGGAFAVLISQMTQTCSLFRGVFTVDPLYSLFSLLAVAVGIVVVLMSMGYDHKFGRNTGEFYAILLTAVLANLFLAGSTDLIMLFVSLETLSICCVLLSGFMKRDLRSQEASLKYLLSTAATTATLLYALSFLYGLSGSTNFEVIREALTVAASGKISFFQVLLLTLVLSAVGFKLSTVPFHMWTPDVYEGAPTPVTAFLSIGSKAGGFVVAIRLLSVMFAQYQSTWVVLLAILAILSMVAGNLIAMAQVSFKRMLAYSSIAHVGYILIGLIAGGEAGLSAMVFYVMVYGFMNLGAFAGAILFSNETGSDRIEDYAGLIRRRPLLAIGMAICLLNLAGLPLPPAGFFAKVFVFTAGAQITQPFLGLPMGWVLVGTALVTSIPALFYYSRVIIMMIVPEPSEKVANLPTAQQPRPYVGSPQEFPGIAMVACTLIVAVSGLMCVQPLMDLARNAVVNVGSPIFPTSSVPQNQPEPVKPSGKLISLK